In Streptomyces ambofaciens ATCC 23877, a single genomic region encodes these proteins:
- the infC gene encoding translation initiation factor IF-3, translating to MSAEPRINDRIRVPEVRLVGPSGEQVGIVPLAKALELAQEYDLDLVEVAANARPPVCKLMDYGKFKYESAMKAREARKNQAHTVIKEMKLRPKIDPHDYDTKKGHVVRFLKQGDKVKITIMFRGREQSRPELGYRLLQRLAEDVADLGFVESNPKQDGRNMIMVLGPHKKKTEAMAEARQAQEARKADAKANPGKSQNVAETDDVDAEAPAEAPAEA from the coding sequence ATCAGCGCCGAGCCCCGCATCAACGACCGGATTCGCGTTCCCGAGGTGCGACTTGTCGGTCCCAGCGGCGAGCAGGTCGGGATTGTCCCGCTTGCCAAGGCCCTGGAGCTTGCGCAGGAGTACGACCTCGATCTCGTCGAGGTCGCGGCGAACGCCCGTCCGCCCGTGTGCAAGCTCATGGACTACGGGAAGTTCAAGTACGAGTCGGCCATGAAGGCCCGTGAGGCGCGCAAGAACCAGGCGCACACGGTCATCAAGGAGATGAAGCTCCGGCCGAAGATCGACCCGCACGACTATGACACCAAGAAGGGTCACGTCGTTCGGTTCCTCAAGCAGGGCGACAAGGTCAAGATCACGATCATGTTCCGTGGTCGCGAGCAGTCCCGGCCGGAGCTCGGCTACCGACTGCTGCAGCGTCTCGCGGAGGACGTGGCCGACCTCGGGTTCGTGGAGTCGAACCCGAAGCAGGACGGCCGAAACATGATCATGGTCCTCGGTCCGCACAAGAAGAAGACCGAGGCGATGGCCGAGGCTCGCCAGGCGCAGGAAGCCCGCAAGGCGGACGCGAAGGCCAACCCCGGCAAGTCGCAGAACGTCGCGGAGACCGACGACGTGGACGCCGAGGCTCCGGCCGAGGCTCCCGCCGAGGCGTGA
- a CDS encoding DUF1844 domain-containing protein, producing the protein MSETPPETPDFDAMTRDIAEVPAVEVIVTVAVNLMSAAAVKLGLTEEGDAHKDLDEARKLVHALAGLLDASATEISSFHAAPLRDGLKSLQLAFREASLVPDEPGQGPGEKYTGRVYG; encoded by the coding sequence ATGAGTGAGACCCCTCCTGAGACGCCCGACTTCGACGCCATGACCCGCGACATCGCCGAGGTCCCCGCGGTCGAGGTGATCGTGACGGTCGCCGTCAACCTGATGAGCGCCGCCGCCGTGAAGCTGGGGCTGACCGAGGAGGGCGACGCGCACAAGGACCTGGACGAGGCCCGCAAGCTGGTGCACGCGCTGGCCGGTCTGCTCGACGCGTCGGCGACGGAGATCAGCTCGTTCCACGCGGCACCGCTGCGCGACGGGCTGAAGTCGCTCCAGCTGGCCTTCCGCGAGGCCTCGCTCGTCCCCGATGAGCCGGGCCAGGGCCCGGGCGAGAAGTACACCGGCCGGGTCTACGGCTGA
- a CDS encoding SseB family protein, producing the protein MANKNIPDSGYSDDDGSADPRLSAALAAWAEDRTALAPVLEALKGARLLVPVVAVLGEVEEDERGLRREKTSDMAVPTLKAGGRTALPAFTSTESLARWDPGARPVAVPVHQALQAAAHEKADTVVLDLAGPVPFELTGAVLLALAEGRTTTDPLADPAVTEAVRTAVAAEPAVLRAHLGPGRADGTLALLLDPGADPATAARAVAERLAADETLRARLVRGLDLALLPAGATPPGEPLYVR; encoded by the coding sequence GTGGCGAACAAGAACATTCCCGACTCCGGCTACTCCGACGACGACGGCTCGGCCGACCCCCGGCTGAGCGCGGCCCTCGCCGCCTGGGCCGAGGACCGCACCGCCCTGGCTCCCGTACTGGAGGCCCTCAAGGGCGCCCGGCTGCTCGTCCCCGTCGTGGCCGTCCTCGGCGAGGTGGAGGAGGACGAGCGCGGGCTGCGCCGCGAGAAGACCAGCGACATGGCGGTCCCGACCCTGAAGGCCGGCGGCCGCACCGCCCTGCCCGCCTTCACTTCCACCGAGTCGCTGGCCCGCTGGGACCCCGGTGCCCGCCCCGTCGCCGTCCCCGTGCACCAGGCGCTGCAGGCCGCCGCGCACGAGAAGGCGGACACGGTGGTCCTGGACCTGGCCGGACCGGTTCCGTTCGAACTGACCGGCGCGGTGCTGCTGGCGCTGGCCGAGGGGCGTACGACGACCGACCCGCTGGCCGACCCGGCCGTCACCGAGGCGGTACGCACCGCCGTGGCCGCCGAGCCCGCCGTACTCCGGGCCCACCTCGGGCCGGGACGGGCCGACGGCACGCTGGCGCTGCTCCTCGACCCCGGAGCCGACCCCGCCACGGCCGCCCGGGCCGTCGCCGAGCGCCTGGCCGCCGACGAGACACTGAGGGCCCGCCTGGTGCGCGGCCTCGACCTGGCCCTGCTGCCGGCCGGGGCGACGCCGCCGGGCGAGCCCCTGTACGTGCGGTGA
- a CDS encoding TIGR03618 family F420-dependent PPOX class oxidoreductase, with protein sequence MTATFDDAVRARLRAPHIWYVGTVFADGAPQVSPMWVDLEGENELTFNTSVGRVKEENLRRDPRVYLSHADAADPFDRVQISGVVSRFVEGPEAHERMDRLARKYLGSERFEWIMPGEQRIAVVVRPVKVRHIVGVERFRPGGPVPAP encoded by the coding sequence ATGACAGCGACCTTTGACGACGCCGTCCGCGCTCGGCTGCGAGCTCCGCACATCTGGTACGTCGGCACCGTGTTCGCCGACGGAGCACCGCAGGTCAGTCCCATGTGGGTGGACCTGGAGGGAGAGAACGAGCTGACGTTCAACACCTCGGTGGGCCGAGTGAAGGAGGAGAACCTGCGCCGCGACCCCCGGGTCTACCTCTCGCACGCGGACGCCGCCGATCCCTTCGACCGTGTGCAGATCAGCGGGGTGGTGTCCCGCTTCGTCGAGGGCCCGGAGGCGCACGAGCGGATGGACCGGCTGGCCCGCAAGTACCTGGGCAGCGAGCGCTTCGAGTGGATCATGCCCGGGGAGCAGCGGATCGCGGTCGTCGTGCGTCCGGTGAAGGTGCGGCACATCGTCGGGGTGGAGCGTTTCCGTCCCGGCGGCCCGGTCCCCGCTCCCTGA
- a CDS encoding serine hydrolase, which produces MAGQGHTRPAAGGVTSSPPAPVDEEASVVETTEPVGPVEPVEDRDALLASAMASVPVADGAEVSVAVFDTASGESASHGTDLYDTASIVKVDILAVLLLQAQDAGRALTAAEKAYAVAMIESSDNDSASALWRAIGAADGLDAGNERFGLTRTRGGDGPLWGLTQTTAADQVALLRQVFVADGSELSEASRAYVRGLMGRIADGQRWGVSAAADDTGDSAWALKNGWLRRSTTGLWVADSIGRVTAGGRDRLVAVVSRGSATRAEGIALTEAAARAAVAVFSGAVPSGEDGAASGQKSS; this is translated from the coding sequence CTGGCAGGGCAGGGACACACCCGCCCGGCGGCGGGCGGCGTGACCTCTTCGCCCCCGGCACCCGTGGACGAGGAGGCATCGGTGGTGGAGACGACCGAACCGGTCGGACCGGTTGAACCGGTCGAGGACCGTGACGCGCTGCTGGCCTCGGCCATGGCGTCGGTGCCCGTGGCGGACGGCGCCGAGGTGTCGGTGGCGGTGTTCGACACGGCCTCGGGCGAGAGCGCCTCGCACGGCACGGACCTCTACGACACGGCGAGCATCGTCAAGGTCGACATCCTGGCGGTGCTGCTGCTCCAGGCGCAGGACGCGGGGCGTGCGCTCACCGCCGCGGAGAAGGCGTACGCCGTCGCGATGATCGAGAGTAGCGACAACGACTCGGCGTCGGCGCTGTGGCGGGCGATCGGGGCGGCGGACGGGCTCGACGCCGGGAACGAGCGCTTCGGACTGACGCGGACCCGGGGCGGCGACGGCCCCCTGTGGGGGCTGACGCAGACCACGGCCGCCGACCAGGTGGCGCTGTTGCGGCAGGTGTTCGTGGCGGACGGCTCGGAGCTGAGCGAGGCCTCACGGGCGTACGTGCGCGGGCTGATGGGGCGGATCGCCGACGGTCAGCGGTGGGGTGTGTCGGCCGCGGCGGACGACACCGGCGATTCGGCGTGGGCGCTGAAGAACGGCTGGCTGCGGCGCAGCACCACCGGGCTGTGGGTGGCCGACAGCATCGGGCGGGTCACGGCGGGCGGACGCGACCGTCTGGTGGCGGTCGTGTCGCGCGGCAGTGCGACCCGGGCGGAGGGGATCGCGCTCACCGAGGCGGCGGCGCGGGCGGCGGTGGCCGTCTTCTCCGGGGCCGTCCCGTCCGGGGAGGACGGCGCGGCCTCGGGTCAGAAGTCGTCGTAG
- the mycP gene encoding type VII secretion-associated serine protease mycosin yields MPHTGARRTGALGLLLAAALVLVPAPAAHADGIRAQQWALDALHTDEAWRTTKGAGVTVAVLDTGVEADHPDLAGNVLDGKDLVGFGASEGERAWARHGTAMAGIIAGHGHGAGNAEGAMGVAPEAKILPLRVILEDGDPSRAKARKTRGNALADGIRWATDHGADIINLSLGDDSASAHPEPAEDEAIQYALRKGVVVVASAGNGGEKGDHISYPAAYPGVIAATAVDRYGTRASFSTRRWYATVSAPGVDVIIADPDHRYYEGWGTSAASAFVSGAAALVKSAHPDLTPAQVKSLLEDTARNAPTEGRDDSRGYGFVDPAAAIEAAGRLEPRGLKSAAYGDEYFGSGPDAAGSDEGTAAWAAPLAGGAGGVMIVAAVVLWRGRRERYDDF; encoded by the coding sequence GTGCCGCACACCGGCGCCCGCAGGACGGGCGCCCTGGGGCTCCTCCTCGCCGCCGCCCTGGTCCTCGTCCCGGCGCCCGCCGCGCACGCCGACGGCATCCGCGCCCAGCAGTGGGCCCTGGACGCCCTGCACACCGACGAGGCGTGGCGCACCACCAAGGGCGCGGGCGTCACCGTCGCCGTCCTGGACACCGGCGTCGAGGCCGACCACCCCGACCTGGCGGGCAACGTCCTCGACGGCAAGGACCTGGTCGGCTTCGGCGCGAGCGAGGGGGAGCGCGCCTGGGCTCGGCACGGTACCGCCATGGCCGGGATCATCGCCGGCCACGGACACGGCGCCGGCAACGCGGAGGGCGCCATGGGCGTCGCCCCGGAGGCGAAGATCCTGCCCCTGCGCGTCATCCTGGAGGACGGCGACCCGTCCCGCGCCAAGGCCCGCAAGACCCGCGGCAACGCCCTCGCCGACGGCATCCGCTGGGCCACCGACCACGGCGCCGACATCATCAACCTCTCCCTGGGCGACGACTCCGCCTCAGCCCACCCCGAACCCGCCGAGGACGAGGCCATCCAGTACGCCCTGCGGAAGGGCGTGGTCGTCGTCGCCTCGGCCGGCAACGGAGGAGAGAAGGGCGACCACATCTCCTACCCGGCCGCCTATCCGGGCGTGATCGCCGCGACCGCCGTCGACCGTTACGGCACCCGCGCCTCCTTCTCCACCCGCCGCTGGTACGCCACGGTCAGCGCCCCCGGCGTCGACGTGATCATCGCCGACCCGGACCACCGCTACTACGAGGGCTGGGGCACCAGCGCCGCCTCCGCCTTCGTCTCCGGGGCCGCCGCCCTGGTGAAGTCGGCCCACCCCGACCTCACCCCGGCCCAGGTCAAGTCCCTCCTGGAGGACACGGCCCGCAACGCCCCCACCGAGGGCCGCGACGACTCCCGCGGCTACGGCTTCGTCGATCCCGCCGCGGCCATCGAGGCGGCCGGACGTCTGGAGCCCCGGGGCCTCAAATCGGCCGCGTACGGTGACGAGTACTTCGGCTCCGGACCCGACGCCGCCGGCTCCGACGAGGGCACCGCCGCCTGGGCGGCGCCCCTCGCGGGCGGCGCGGGCGGCGTCATGATCGTCGCGGCCGTCGTCCTGTGGCGGGGCCGCCGCGAACGCTACGACGACTTCTGA